From Sphingobacterium bambusae:
TATATACTGAAGTTTCTCCGCATTGATAATTTTGGACGCGGCCTTTCCAGCCTTATCTATCAAGGTTGGTAGAAAAATAAAACTGGCATCTTTCTTAAATTGTTCATTAATCTTTGCGAAGGCATCATCGACTTCGCTCGACCCGCTTTTGCTTTCCACACCGTTGCTGGAAAACTTCATGATCTTTTGCGTTTTGAAATTAAAGATGGCGATGATATTGTCACCATCGCTCAATCGACCTTCAAAGCGCACCTGTCCTGATCGTTTGTTGATCAGAAATTTTCTGCCGCTCTGCACATATTTGGATTCGTTGCCACTAGCCACGAATAAAATGTAATTGGTGTTATCCCATTTGGTCTTGCCGCCAATGCCTTTCCATAAGATAGAAACAGATTCTTGGCTAGCCTGTGCCTTAACCTGTCCTGCCGTCAAAGCGAGGAGACCAATAATTGCCGCCATTAAATATGTTCTCATAGTTTTATGCTGATTTAAAAAGAAACAGCGTGCTCTGTTTTGCTGATGTGCGAAACAGAGCACGCTATGGAGAAACAGATTATTTCGTTCTGCTTTTTTTCTTGGGGTAAGTGCTATATGCTGCACATTGTTTTTGTGAAGAACAAGCTGTAAAAAAAATAGATCCCAAGAAAAGGGTTCCAATGAAGAGGATGAAATAACGTTTCATAGTGCTGATATTTGTGGTTAAACTGCTGGAAACCGCTGGCTAACAAGAGCCATCTGAATGGCCGTGATGGCCGCTTCTTCGCCTTTATTACCGTGTATTCCTCCAGAGCGATCCAGCGCCTGTTGTAAGTTGTCTGTCGTTAATACGCCGAAAATGACCGGTTTATTGTATTTGATGGCAACATTTGCAACGCCATTGGCCACCGCATCACAGATAAAGTCGAAATGTCTCGTCTCCCCTTGTATAACACAGCCTAGGCAGATCACTCCGTCAAAGGAGCTGTCACGTAACACGATATCCGCTCCCGACACTAACTCGTAGCTACCCGGCACCCGTACCACCTCAATATTGTTTTCTTGTGTACCATGTTTCAGTAGTCCCGTTACGGCACCGTCCAATAATGCTCCGGTAACTTGGGCATTCCATTGCGCAACCACAATGGCAAATTTTAACCCCTCTGCGTTTCCTACTTCTAAATGTGAAAAGTCGGAAAGATTTTTCAAGCTGCTTGACATGGGGGCAAAGATAAATAAAAAAGGCTGCTTTATAAAATAAGCAGCCTTTCGTATCTTTTTGGGTCTTAACGACTATTGCTTCGCTTGTACGCGTGCCAATGGTCCATCGATCATATTTGCCTCTGGGCTTTCAGGATAGTCTGATTTAATAGACTGGTAGGCTTGTTCGGCATTTTTGAAGTCTTCCAATGCTTCATACACCAATCCTAGTTTTTTCAAGAATAACGGTGTTGTGTAGGAGTTTTTGCTCTTGTCAGCTGCTTTCTTATAATAATCGGCTGCCGATTTATAATCTTTCGACTCGGAATAGGCATCTCCAATTAAGCCGGTAACTAAAGGATCTAATACTTCACTTCCTGTGTCGGAATATTTTTGCAAATATTTGATTGCCTCTTGGAAATTGCCTTGACGAAGGTATAGACCACCTAAATACGCGTTAGCAATGTTTGCAGACTTCGTGTTTGAATATTCGTCAGCTATTTCTTTGAAGCCCAAGAACGATCCGTCGCCGTTTATTGCTTTTGCTTGCAAGGAATCGATCATTGCATATTCCTCGGCCTTATAGATTTCATTTGCAGCTTTCTCTGCTCGTGGAGCTAAATATAATTTTTGATAACCCAAATACAACAATATCAAAACGATGATACCGCCAACAATAAAGGTTATGCTTTTTTGATTGTCCTGAAAAAATGAACCTGATGACTTTTTAGGTTCTGTTGGATTTACATTTGTGTTTGACATCTGTTAGTATCGTATAATAAATATGGAACGCAAAATTACACTTTTAAAAGTTTATTGCAAGTATTAATAAAAAATCTCGGCTTTATATCAGTTAGTTGGGCTTGAAATTATTTTGTCCAGCTGTTCATAAACAGAGTTTTGACTTTTAAACTCCGGTACGATTGTCTTCATCTGCCTTACCACTTCCATATTGTCATTGGTTTTTGTGCGGCCGAACAATGCTTTTATCTGCGTATCAACGAAGTCAAAATTGTTCTCACGAACTTTTGCTATCATTATTTTTTGATGGTGGGTAGGGAGTGTGTTTTCGAGGTCATTCAACAGTTCTTCATAGAGCTTCTCTCCTGGACGAAGACCGGTAAATTTGATGTCGATATCGGTATAGGGCGTGAAACCGGAAAGCTTGATCATTTTTTCCGCTAGATCTACAATTTTTACTGATTTACCCATGTCAAATACAAATATTTCGCCGCCGTTGCCCATGCATCCAGCTTCTATAACCAATTGGCAGGCTTCTGGAATGGTCATGAAATAGCGGGTAATCTCGGGATGTGTTACGGTCAATGGCCCACCTTTTTCAATTTGTTCCTTAAAGCGTGGTATCACCGAACCATTTGATCCCAATACATTGCCGAAACGGGTCGTGATGAACCTCGTTTTTATATCGTTGTTCTGTGCAATGATGCGATTGTTCAGCGATTGTACATACATTTCAGCGATTCTTTTGGTTGCTCCCATCACATTGGTTGGGTTGACAGCCTTATCTGTAGAAACGAACACAAATTTGGATACTTGATATTCTACCGCTAGATTGGCCAGTGTAAACGTGCCTAGTACATTGGTGCGCACACCTTCTATCGGATGGTTTTCCATCATCGGGACGTGTTTGTATGCCGCGGCATGGTATACATATTGCGGCTTGAACGTCTCAAAAAGGGTACGCATGCGCTCTTCATTTTTGACGTCTGCGATAAATGATTGGTAGGATTGGTTCTTAAAACGTTCCTGAAGATCAAGATGCAAATTGTGCAGCGGCGATTCGGCCTGATCGCAAAGAATGATCAGTTGCGGGTTGAAGAGTCCCAGCTGCTTGGCAATTTCGCTACCAATGGAGCCAGCGGCACCAGTTACTAAAATGCGCTTTCCGGCCACTTGATCACGTATGTTATCATGCGATAGGATGATAGGGGCACGCTCCAAAAGATCCTCGATCTTGATTTTCTTGATTTGGTTTGGCGACAGCGTGCCATTGATGATTTCGCTCACTGGTGGCAGCGTAAGCACGTTTACATTATGTTCCAAACAAATATCTGTAACGGCATCCTTTTTCTCCGGATCAACTTTATGGGAGGCGAAGATGAGCTCGTCAATGCCCAACTTTTGAATCAAGCGATCAAGATCGGCAGACTTGAATATTTTTACGCCGTCGATGTATTTGTCGATCTTGCTTTCGTTGTCATCGATATAGGCAACGATAAACTTATTGGACTTAAGATCGTGATCAAACGTACGTTTTACAGCGATCCCCAGATCGCCAGCACCATAAACCACGACATTTTTCTTTTCGGTGGATTTAGTTTTGTTGTACTGGAAAACGATCTTGATCAGTGTACGATAGGTGGTGAGCCCAGTAAAAGCAAAAAGGCTGTAAATGATAATAATATTCGTCGGTAACAGCGAAGGGATATGCAATGCGATTAGCGTTAGCTTGATCGCAAAGAGAATAATGATGTTGAACAGCAGCGTGGATAGTATACGGATGGAGTCCACGGCACTGGTGTAACGCACAATGCCTGAATACAGCTTGAAGACAAGAAAAGAGAGGGACGTTGTCGCTAAGCAATAGATGATTTCTACAGCAAATTCATACCGAGCGTAGGCATGCAGGTTAAACGAATAGTACAGCGCATACGCAAATATAAATGCGATGGCAGCGATCGACAGGTCGAAAAGAAATATTGTCCACCTAGGGACAATGCCAATTTGATTGAAAATAGGTAATTTTTGCATTAACACGATGTTACACCTAGGTAAAAGTAGAAAAAAAAAAGGATTTAATATTCTTTGCACTTGAATATCAATAATAATTATTTAATTTCACTGGTTAAAAAAGGAAGAGATCGATCCTATGAATGATATGTCAAAAATAGCCCATAAAGCCATTTTTCAAACGCAGGAAGCGTTAGCGCAGGTTGGTAAGAGCCGGAATTCCTTGAAGATAGGAGTTCCTAAAGAGATTTCATTTCAAGAAAAAAGAATTCCTTTGACTCCACTATCGGTAGCGTTGTTGGTCGAATATGGGCATGAGGTAGTCATCGAGGCAGGCGCAGGCGATGCTTCAAACTTTTTAGATCAACATTACAGCGAGCAGGGCGCGCGTATTAGTCATGATAGAAACGAAATTTTTCAAAGTGACATTATTATAAAAATTGCAAGCCCCACGCTGGAAGAGGTTGGCATGATGCGTAATAAGCAGGTGCTGATGTCTTCCCACCAACCTTCGTTAATGGATCTTCAGGTCTTGAAGGCCTTGATAAGAAAGCAGATCACAGCACTTTCCTATGAATACCTGAAGGATGAGGGCGGGCACTTGACCGTCGTTCGAGCGATGAGTGAAATTGTTGGAGCTACGTCGGTCTTGATTGCGGCGGAGTATCTCAGCAATATATTTGATGGAAAGGGGCTGATGTTGGGCGGTATTACCGGTGTTCCTCCGACAGAAATGGTTATTATAGGTGCCGGAACGGTGGGTGAATATGCTGCCCGGACGGCTATCGCCTTGGGTGCACAGGTGAAGGTGTTTGATAGTTCGGTATACCGGCTACGGCGTTTGCAGAATAATGTAGGCAGCCGCGTCTTTACTTCTGTGATTCAGCCAATCGTTTTGAACAAGGCCGTTCGCTCCTGTGATGTGGTGATTGGTGCTGTGCGTGCCAGCAATGGACGTTCTCCCTGTATCATCTCTGAAGATACGGTATCCAAGATGAAGCCAAACTCTGTGTTGATCGATGTGAGCATCGACCAAGGGGGCTGTTTTGAGACATCGGAGGTCACTAATCATGATAAGCCGGTCTTTCGCAAGTACGATGTGATCCACTATTGTGTGCCTAATATCGCGTCGCGCGTAGCGCGTACTGCTACCTATGCATTGACGAATATTTTTACGCCCCTGCTGCTGCAGATTGGTGAGAGCGGAGGCATGAACAACATGATCTGGTCGGATAAATGCATTCGCAGTGCCATTTATCTTTACCAAGGGATGTTGACCAATAAAGATATTGCCGATAAATTTAACCTGACGTCCAAGGATTTGGACCTCCTCATTGTTGCTAACCAATAAACTATGAAATTTACTTATGCTTTTTTCATGACGGTATTGCTGAACTACTATACCTTGGCGCAAGAAAAAGTAGCGCTTTATGAGACTATTCCAAATGCTACGAAATCCAAGGAACAGCTCGGGGATGAAAATATTCCCGTTTTGTATCGTTATGAGATAATGGGTGCTAAGCAGGCTGTGCTGATTATTCCCGGAGGAGGTTACGGACATGTGGCGATCAACCATGAAGGTCACGAAGTGGCCAAAGAATGTAATAAACATGGACTTAGTGCTTTTGTACTTTACTATCGACTGCCCAAGGATGAAACGATGAAAGTACGTAAGATTGGTCCGCTGCAAGACGCACAACGAGCGATGCAATTTATACGCGAGCAGTATGCTTTTGATCGTGTTGGTGTCATTGGATTTTCGGCGGGTGGACATCTTGCGGCCACGCTGTCCAACCATTTTGATGAAGCAAAAATCGAAAATCCGAAACACAGCAATCTAGGTCCCGACTTTTCGGTGTTGGTGTATCCGGTTATATCTATGCGAGACGGCGTCACCCATCAGGGATCCAAGAAGAATCTGATCGGGGAGCAGGCCGAGGAATCTGACGTGCACTACTATTCTTTGGATGAGCAGGTGACGAAAAATACACCGCCTACCTTCTTGGTACATGCCCATGATGATCAGGCTGTGGTGATCGAAAACGCTACACGTTATAAAGCTGCGCTTGATAAAGTTGCTGTGCCGAATATGTTGTTTGAGTACCAAAGGGGAGGCCACGGTTTCGGACTGATCAACAAGACGGATGAACGCAAATGGTCTGATCGTATGTTTGCTTGGCTAAAAGACTTAAAATGAAAAATAGTGTATTGATCGTCCTGTTTAGCTTCAGTATGTTGCTGGGCAAGGGGCAGGAGTGGAAGGTTTTTTTGACAGAAGTGGTGCCATCGTTTAAGGTGCTCGATAAGCAAGGCAAAAGCTTGTCTATCGATTCCTTGCGGGGCAAAGTGGTGTTGATCAACTTTTTTGCGACTTGGTGCCCACCTTGTCGCCAGGAATTACCAAGGCTACAAAAAGAGGTGTGGGAACGTTGGGGACATCGGGAAGATTTTGCCGTGATGGTTTTGGCAAGGGAAGAGGGATGGGATAAACTTGATCCCTTTATTGAAAATACAGGTTACACTTTTCCTATTTTTCCAGATCTCAAACGCGACGTATTTTCCTTATTTGCCGAATCTCAGATACCAAGAAACGTGCTGCTAGACAAGGAAGGGAAAATTATTTACCAATCCATAGGCTATACGCCGGAAGAGTTTACAGCTTTTATCGAATTGATTGAAGATAGCTTGGCTCACTAAGCATCTTGGTCGTTGCTAAAAACAAGATGTCGTTTGATATCGATATCCACGCGGGTTCCGATAGGGATATCGATAATGGGATGCAAAATGGCGTGGAGGATGAGTTCCCCGTGGCGCACGATCAATTCATTGTAGAAACCACGAAAACGAACGTCTTGTACTTCAAAGCTGCCTTCGGTATTTATACGGTAGCTGATGTCCTCTTGGTGAATACCAATTGCTGAGGAACTCTGAATGCCGAGTTGCTGGGCCGCTTGCGGGGATAATATATTGCATTTTGCCAGTAGCTGGGCGGTGTAGCTGTGCGACGGATTATAATAGAGATCCGCTGGCGATCCTTGCTCGAGGATTTTCGCGTTTTTCATCACAATAAGTTCATCGGCCATGGCCAATACTTCCGTAGGGTCGTGGGAAACCAATAGTATGGTCAGTCCCGTTTCGGCGACGATATGTCGAATGTCTTGTTGTAGGGCATCGCGAAAAGCTGCATCCACTTGGTTGAATGGTTCGTCCATGAGCAGTACTTGCGGTTCGTTGATCAAGGCACGCGCAATGGCCACGCGTTGCTTCTCGCCGCCGCTGAGGTCGGCCACACGTTGCTGTGCCAAATGATCGATTTTCAGCCGCTCCAAGGTTTCGCGTGTCTTGCTTTCTTTTCGTGCCAGATTGGTGTTTGGCAGCTGCGAGGCAATGTTGTCCCATACTTTTGCGTACAGATTGAGGTCATCAAAGCCTTGGGATACGAGGCGCATGGCATCGTGCCCAGGAATGAGCTTATCCTTACGCGTAGGAACAAGCCAGCCTTGATAGCGTACTTCTCCGCTGCTTGGTTCCAACAACCCATAGATCAATTTCAATAAGGTACTTTTTCCGCTTCCCGATTCTCCAATAATAGCTGTTATCTTTCCTTCGGAAATGCCAAAATCGACGTTGTTCACCGCGATCACCTGCTGCTTAGCTTCGAAGGTATGCGAAAGCTGTTCGCCAAAAATAAAAGGAATATCCAGTCGTTGGGTGTCATTCGGGATATATTGACAGGAAGCGTTTTTTTGTGCCATAAATGAAAAGTGCCGAACATTTTTTGTTCGGCACAAAAGTACATAAATATATCTTAAGGTCGCGGCAGAACGATTGGATCTTAGAATCCCAAGGTTAATCCGAAGGTAAAATTATTTAAAGACTGCTGGTTGGGACTATTTTCAAACATATCGTTCAAGTAATACTTGGCAAACACGCCCATTGATCCGTACCCAACTCGTGCAAATGCGCCATATTGGAAGCTTGCTAGGTTATAGTTGTCACGGAATTTCTGTTTGCCAAATTCGTCGCTCTTTAAGCGCTGTGTACCTTTTAGCAGGATGCCCGTCATTGCACCAACGGCAATTTTTGCACGGTCACCATGTCGGTTTTTACGACTACGGAACTCGAATGTCAAGGGCACGCGCAGATAGGTGGATGTAAATACGTTTTTCCGGTAATCTGTTGTTGATTCTTCGTAAGCCAAAGGCGCTGCGTCAGTATCTAATATTACATCGTTCTTCAGACGTAGATAGTTCCATTCAAAACCGGTTGATACATACATCTTAAACATGTCGGTAAAACGCAGCCCAACTTGAGCGACATCGAAGCCAAAATTAGAGGCTTTGCTATAGTCCAAAAATTGGTTGTCTGCCGAGAGTGTAAAACTGCCATCATCGATCAGTCGAGAAAAACCCCAGTCGATACGTGTGAAGGTCAGGCCCCCAAAGAATCGAGGATATTTAATTACTTTTCCACGATCATCGTAGTCTTTCTTTCCAAGCGTTGGCTCAAAGCCCATATGTTTGTTTTCTGTGCTGTCGCTGTCGTTATCCTGTGCGGAAACGGATGTCATTGATAGCAGACCTACCATAACAGTCGATAGGATGTAGGATATAAATGTATTTTTCATAGGGCTTATCTTCTAATTTTTTTACGGTTTTTTACTAGTGAATTAAATATGTCAATTCGAAGGGATCCTTCTTCGTCATTGCTAAAGTGTATGGTTTTACTATCGTCGGGATTTACCACGTCCGAAATTCGATTCAGAATGCCCGTGACGATGCCTTGTTGCACCTTTGCCGGCGCTTTTGGGCCATTTGCCAGCATGGATTCTTCCTCCTCTGGGTTTTCGATCAATGGCCGGATGGGCTCGACCTCCACCACTTGTGTGCTCACCAGCGTCGGTGGGAAGGTATCCGTGTGTGCAGCTTCTATCTTAGCTACCTGCAGCTCGGGGATTTGTAAATCCAGTTTCGGCATACTTCGCTTTGGCTCTATTACTTGGGCTACCGCTACCGTCGGTTGGCTCACCTGTTTTGGGCGCTTGTCAACTTTTGTCGCTTCGGCTTGTTGCGCCAATGGGCTTTCATTGGGTGCCTCAGCAACTTGCTGTTGTTTTTCATTCGTTTCAATACGACCTTGCTGCACACCTGTTTGGGCTATTTGTTGCAATTTCTGCGGTGCTTCGCTACGTTGCAGGAAAATGATCGCTGCAAATCCTCCCAATATGATCAATGCCGCTGCATAACGAAGTCCCTGTCTCTTCCATAGTGGAATGATCTTCGGTTCCGCAGGTAATTCGGCTTCTATCTTTGCCCACATTTCTGCACCCGGATCAACCTCGAAGTCGGTCAGTCCTTTCTTGAAAAGCTTGTCTAATTGTTCATCATTCATGATGCCTTACCCTCCATTTTAAGTAATCTCTCCTGAAGCCACTGCCGGGCTCTGGATAACTGTGATTTTGAATTGCCCTCGCTTATCTGGAGCTTTTCCGCTATTTCACGATGGGAATATCCATCGATCACATACATGTTGAAAATCGTGCGGTAGCCAAGTGGCAGTAGCTGTATCAGCGCTAGCAAGTCCTTGTACTGCACGTTGTCGGTACTATCCATCGTTCCGGCAATGGTTTCGTGACTTTCATCAAAAGATTCGACGGTAGTCATTTGATTGCGTCTGTGCTGCTCGATCGCGGTATGCACCATGATCCGCCGGATCCAACCCTCCAATGAGCCTTTGCTTTCAAAATGTTCGCCTTTTTGAAACACCTTGATAAAACCAACCTGTAAGATATCTTTTGCCTGTTGCTCATCCGGAGCATAGCGAAGGCAAACAGCATACATCTTTTTGGAGAACAGCTGATAGAGCGCAAATTGTGCCTTCCGGTCACCGTTTAGGCACTTCTTCCATATGCTTTCTAACTGTTGCTTTTCCAAGGTTGATTAGTCTTTATAAGGAAGACGAGCAAAAAGAGAGGAGGGTTGCATCCGCTTTTAAAAAAATTGAAATTTATGCTACGCTGATCTTTCGGCTGGTTGGTGATAGGACTTCGATGCTGATGGTTCGTACATCCTCGGGGAGAAGATTTTCGATCTTTTCAGGCCATTCGACGAAACAAAAAGCATCGGCATAAAAATATTCTTCATAACCGAGGTCAAGTGCTTCTTCCTCCTTTTTCAGTCTGTAAAAGTCGAAGTGATAAATAGGGCCGCTGGTTGAACTGTATTCGTTTACAATAGAGAAGGTAGGGCTAGATGTAGCTTCTGTAACCCTCAAGGCCTTGCACAGCGCGTTGACGAGGGTTGTTTTGCCCGCGCCCATCTGTCCCTTCAGCAGAAATATCCTATCGTGGGTATAGGCCGATAGGATCTGCTGTGCGGCGGCTTGTAATTCGTCTAGGGTATGAACAAGGATTTCCATGTTCAAATTTATCTATTTTGGCGTATATACCGCATAGGGGATGATCATTTCTTCTAAAGATATGCCGCCATGCTGGAAAGTGCCATTATAATAGTTGGAAAAATGGTTGTAGTTATTAGGGTACACAAAGAAATAGTCGTCTTTGCTAAATACAAATGATGAGCTGACATGCAACTTGGGCAACTGGGCATCGTGCGGGTTTTTAATCACAAACACTTCCTTGGCTTGGTAATTCAGATTTTTGCCCTGTTTATAGCGCAGGTTTGTATTGGTGTTGCGGTCGCCAATGATCTTGCTCGGACGTTTCACGCGGATCGTGCCGTGGTCGGTCGTAATAATGACTTTAACGTTCCTCTGGGCGAGCCACTTTAAGGTGTCTAGCAGGGGCGAATGTTCG
This genomic window contains:
- a CDS encoding alanine dehydrogenase; the protein is MNDMSKIAHKAIFQTQEALAQVGKSRNSLKIGVPKEISFQEKRIPLTPLSVALLVEYGHEVVIEAGAGDASNFLDQHYSEQGARISHDRNEIFQSDIIIKIASPTLEEVGMMRNKQVLMSSHQPSLMDLQVLKALIRKQITALSYEYLKDEGGHLTVVRAMSEIVGATSVLIAAEYLSNIFDGKGLMLGGITGVPPTEMVIIGAGTVGEYAARTAIALGAQVKVFDSSVYRLRRLQNNVGSRVFTSVIQPIVLNKAVRSCDVVIGAVRASNGRSPCIISEDTVSKMKPNSVLIDVSIDQGGCFETSEVTNHDKPVFRKYDVIHYCVPNIASRVARTATYALTNIFTPLLLQIGESGGMNNMIWSDKCIRSAIYLYQGMLTNKDIADKFNLTSKDLDLLIVANQ
- a CDS encoding ABC transporter ATP-binding protein produces the protein MAQKNASCQYIPNDTQRLDIPFIFGEQLSHTFEAKQQVIAVNNVDFGISEGKITAIIGESGSGKSTLLKLIYGLLEPSSGEVRYQGWLVPTRKDKLIPGHDAMRLVSQGFDDLNLYAKVWDNIASQLPNTNLARKESKTRETLERLKIDHLAQQRVADLSGGEKQRVAIARALINEPQVLLMDEPFNQVDAAFRDALQQDIRHIVAETGLTILLVSHDPTEVLAMADELIVMKNAKILEQGSPADLYYNPSHSYTAQLLAKCNILSPQAAQQLGIQSSSAIGIHQEDISYRINTEGSFEVQDVRFRGFYNELIVRHGELILHAILHPIIDIPIGTRVDIDIKRHLVFSNDQDA
- a CDS encoding polysaccharide biosynthesis protein, producing MQKLPIFNQIGIVPRWTIFLFDLSIAAIAFIFAYALYYSFNLHAYARYEFAVEIIYCLATTSLSFLVFKLYSGIVRYTSAVDSIRILSTLLFNIIILFAIKLTLIALHIPSLLPTNIIIIYSLFAFTGLTTYRTLIKIVFQYNKTKSTEKKNVVVYGAGDLGIAVKRTFDHDLKSNKFIVAYIDDNESKIDKYIDGVKIFKSADLDRLIQKLGIDELIFASHKVDPEKKDAVTDICLEHNVNVLTLPPVSEIINGTLSPNQIKKIKIEDLLERAPIILSHDNIRDQVAGKRILVTGAAGSIGSEIAKQLGLFNPQLIILCDQAESPLHNLHLDLQERFKNQSYQSFIADVKNEERMRTLFETFKPQYVYHAAAYKHVPMMENHPIEGVRTNVLGTFTLANLAVEYQVSKFVFVSTDKAVNPTNVMGATKRIAEMYVQSLNNRIIAQNNDIKTRFITTRFGNVLGSNGSVIPRFKEQIEKGGPLTVTHPEITRYFMTIPEACQLVIEAGCMGNGGEIFVFDMGKSVKIVDLAEKMIKLSGFTPYTDIDIKFTGLRPGEKLYEELLNDLENTLPTHHQKIMIAKVRENNFDFVDTQIKALFGRTKTNDNMEVVRQMKTIVPEFKSQNSVYEQLDKIISSPTN
- a CDS encoding alpha/beta hydrolase, whose amino-acid sequence is MKFTYAFFMTVLLNYYTLAQEKVALYETIPNATKSKEQLGDENIPVLYRYEIMGAKQAVLIIPGGGYGHVAINHEGHEVAKECNKHGLSAFVLYYRLPKDETMKVRKIGPLQDAQRAMQFIREQYAFDRVGVIGFSAGGHLAATLSNHFDEAKIENPKHSNLGPDFSVLVYPVISMRDGVTHQGSKKNLIGEQAEESDVHYYSLDEQVTKNTPPTFLVHAHDDQAVVIENATRYKAALDKVAVPNMLFEYQRGGHGFGLINKTDERKWSDRMFAWLKDLK
- a CDS encoding outer membrane beta-barrel protein encodes the protein MKNTFISYILSTVMVGLLSMTSVSAQDNDSDSTENKHMGFEPTLGKKDYDDRGKVIKYPRFFGGLTFTRIDWGFSRLIDDGSFTLSADNQFLDYSKASNFGFDVAQVGLRFTDMFKMYVSTGFEWNYLRLKNDVILDTDAAPLAYEESTTDYRKNVFTSTYLRVPLTFEFRSRKNRHGDRAKIAVGAMTGILLKGTQRLKSDEFGKQKFRDNYNLASFQYGAFARVGYGSMGVFAKYYLNDMFENSPNQQSLNNFTFGLTLGF
- a CDS encoding RNA polymerase sigma factor; protein product: MEKQQLESIWKKCLNGDRKAQFALYQLFSKKMYAVCLRYAPDEQQAKDILQVGFIKVFQKGEHFESKGSLEGWIRRIMVHTAIEQHRRNQMTTVESFDESHETIAGTMDSTDNVQYKDLLALIQLLPLGYRTIFNMYVIDGYSHREIAEKLQISEGNSKSQLSRARQWLQERLLKMEGKAS
- the tsaE gene encoding tRNA (adenosine(37)-N6)-threonylcarbamoyltransferase complex ATPase subunit type 1 TsaE — translated: MEILVHTLDELQAAAQQILSAYTHDRIFLLKGQMGAGKTTLVNALCKALRVTEATSSPTFSIVNEYSSTSGPIYHFDFYRLKKEEEALDLGYEEYFYADAFCFVEWPEKIENLLPEDVRTISIEVLSPTSRKISVA
- a CDS encoding tetratricopeptide repeat protein — translated: MSNTNVNPTEPKKSSGSFFQDNQKSITFIVGGIIVLILLYLGYQKLYLAPRAEKAANEIYKAEEYAMIDSLQAKAINGDGSFLGFKEIADEYSNTKSANIANAYLGGLYLRQGNFQEAIKYLQKYSDTGSEVLDPLVTGLIGDAYSESKDYKSAADYYKKAADKSKNSYTTPLFLKKLGLVYEALEDFKNAEQAYQSIKSDYPESPEANMIDGPLARVQAKQ
- the ribH gene encoding 6,7-dimethyl-8-ribityllumazine synthase, with product MSSSLKNLSDFSHLEVGNAEGLKFAIVVAQWNAQVTGALLDGAVTGLLKHGTQENNIEVVRVPGSYELVSGADIVLRDSSFDGVICLGCVIQGETRHFDFICDAVANGVANVAIKYNKPVIFGVLTTDNLQQALDRSGGIHGNKGEEAAITAIQMALVSQRFPAV
- a CDS encoding TlpA family protein disulfide reductase, with translation MKNSVLIVLFSFSMLLGKGQEWKVFLTEVVPSFKVLDKQGKSLSIDSLRGKVVLINFFATWCPPCRQELPRLQKEVWERWGHREDFAVMVLAREEGWDKLDPFIENTGYTFPIFPDLKRDVFSLFAESQIPRNVLLDKEGKIIYQSIGYTPEEFTAFIELIEDSLAH